The proteins below come from a single Candidatus Binatia bacterium genomic window:
- a CDS encoding glycosyltransferase has protein sequence MSTGTTAAAGRAPLRVGLVIGQLSIGGAEGQLRELVRGLKGRVETVVYCLHESAGTLVGDLQALDVPVRVIGGRSVDRARRLGLAVHGDGIDVLHSWLFIANGYAFASRFFGVRKRGHLPLITSARNCKMQGAASRFVNAVAFRGSAAIVVNSQDVAEYIVRYYRAPRARIRVIRNGIDTVRFHPPAAVRNGSGPIVTVGRLVVQKDHALFLRAAARLVAVRPTAQFVIVGEGPLRHDLEEQVRALGLGGHVRLLGERRDVEEVLRSASLFWLTSRWEGMPNVVLEAMATGVPPVVTDVGGTRELVRPGVEGFIVAPGDVDGLVEHSRTLLESREVWQRCSAAARARAAEFSVPRMAGQLAALYGDVARRDG, from the coding sequence ATGAGTACCGGTACGACGGCGGCCGCGGGTCGAGCGCCGCTTCGGGTCGGTCTGGTGATCGGCCAGCTATCGATCGGTGGCGCCGAGGGGCAACTGCGGGAACTGGTGCGAGGCCTCAAGGGCCGCGTCGAGACTGTGGTTTATTGCCTCCATGAATCGGCGGGAACGCTCGTGGGAGATCTTCAGGCTCTCGACGTTCCAGTGCGGGTAATCGGGGGGCGCTCTGTCGATCGTGCCCGTCGTCTTGGCCTGGCAGTGCATGGCGACGGTATTGATGTTCTTCACTCATGGCTCTTCATTGCCAACGGTTACGCCTTCGCGTCGCGGTTCTTCGGAGTGCGAAAGCGGGGCCACCTCCCCCTGATTACGTCGGCGCGGAACTGCAAGATGCAAGGCGCCGCCAGTCGCTTCGTGAACGCCGTCGCGTTCCGGGGCAGTGCGGCCATCGTCGTCAACTCGCAGGATGTTGCCGAGTACATCGTTCGGTACTACCGGGCGCCGCGGGCGCGCATCCGGGTGATTCGCAACGGTATCGATACAGTTAGGTTCCATCCGCCCGCGGCTGTGCGCAACGGCAGCGGTCCGATCGTGACGGTGGGTCGACTGGTGGTGCAGAAGGACCATGCGTTGTTTCTGCGCGCGGCGGCGCGGTTGGTGGCGGTACGCCCCACGGCGCAGTTCGTTATCGTCGGCGAGGGTCCGTTGCGCCACGACCTTGAAGAGCAAGTGCGGGCGCTGGGATTGGGCGGTCATGTCAGGCTTCTTGGCGAACGGCGCGATGTTGAGGAAGTGCTGCGGTCGGCATCGCTGTTCTGGTTGACGTCGCGATGGGAGGGGATGCCGAACGTGGTGCTCGAGGCCATGGCAACCGGGGTGCCGCCCGTCGTTACCGACGTGGGAGGAACCCGCGAGCTCGTGCGGCCGGGGGTTGAAGGCTTCATTGTGGCACCCGGGGATGTCGATGGCCTGGTGGAGCACTCGCGAACGCTGCTTGAGAGCAGGGAGGTCTGGCAGCGTTGCAGTGCCGCCGCAAGGGCGCGTGCGGCTGAGTTCTCGGTGCCGCGCATGGCGGGCCAATTGGCGGCTCTATACGGGGACGTGGCTCGGAGGGATGGATGA